A single region of the Elizabethkingia sp. JS20170427COW genome encodes:
- the topA gene encoding type I DNA topoisomerase, with the protein MAKNLVIVESPAKAKTIQKYLGNDFEVTSSMGHIRDLPKKGMGINLESFTPDYEVSSDKKKLVTELKSKVKKAEMVWLASDEDREGEAIAWHLADELKLKEEKTKRIVFHEITKAAILKAVENPRKIDKNLVDAQQARRVLDRVVGFELSPVLWKKVKMGLSAGRVQSVAVRLVVEREQEIYDFQPVASYKVEGLFINKDKKDVSAKIKKDFETETEAETFLKQCKETDFQVLNVEKKPGQRSASAPFTTSTLQQEASNRLGYSVTTTMRVAQRLYEEGYITYMRTDSVNLSQEAIQAAQQTIIKEYGEEYSAPRNYTTKNASAQEAHEAIRPTDFKLKTVGDAQLNKLYQLIYKRAMASQMANTRIEKTIIEIGDAQLQPHFEAAGEVIVFDGFLKVYGITQSDEEEEENNEKLLPKVSIGEHLSYKNIIATQKYTKAPARFTEASLVRKLEELGIGRPSTYAPTIQTIQNREYVEKREVLAKEREIIQLTLSKELTKTVLIEKYGADKNKFLPTDIGVVVNNFLVENFAQILDYGFTARVEESFDTIAAGKEEWRTVMHDFYNKFHPKIVDVEENAERATGDHVLGVDPKTGKNVHARIGRFGPMVQIGEVDDEEKPIFASLLPHQNISTITLEEALELFKIPFTLNDYDGKEVMVGVGRFGPYVKWGDTFISLPKGEDPLTVNNERAIEIIEEKKKADAPIATYKGEEVTKGVGRFGPFLKYKNLYINVSKKYNFDALSQDDIVELIEAKLEKEANRFIQQWEDHKVALENGRWGPFIRFKKKMLKIPLKAKGEKYTAEDLKDIDFEMVKAWIMEQDETAFKEKAKKTATKKTTKTTTKKTTKTAAKKTK; encoded by the coding sequence AAAAAAGGAATGGGAATAAACCTTGAAAGCTTTACTCCTGATTATGAAGTTTCTTCGGATAAAAAAAAGTTGGTCACTGAGCTGAAGAGTAAAGTGAAAAAAGCAGAAATGGTGTGGCTAGCTTCCGATGAAGACCGTGAGGGAGAAGCTATAGCATGGCATTTGGCAGATGAATTGAAGTTGAAAGAAGAGAAGACTAAAAGAATAGTTTTTCATGAAATTACAAAAGCTGCAATTTTAAAGGCTGTTGAAAATCCTAGGAAGATTGATAAAAACTTGGTAGATGCTCAACAAGCAAGAAGAGTATTGGATAGAGTGGTAGGTTTTGAGCTTTCTCCTGTGCTTTGGAAGAAAGTGAAGATGGGACTTTCCGCAGGGAGAGTACAGTCGGTTGCTGTACGTCTTGTGGTGGAGAGAGAACAAGAAATTTATGATTTCCAACCTGTCGCATCTTATAAGGTAGAAGGCTTATTTATCAATAAAGATAAAAAAGATGTTTCGGCAAAAATTAAAAAAGATTTTGAAACAGAAACAGAAGCTGAAACATTTTTAAAACAATGTAAAGAAACCGACTTCCAGGTACTTAATGTAGAAAAGAAACCTGGGCAACGTTCTGCATCAGCACCTTTTACAACTTCTACGTTACAACAAGAGGCATCCAATAGACTAGGTTATTCGGTAACCACTACGATGAGAGTTGCCCAAAGACTTTACGAAGAAGGATATATTACCTATATGAGAACGGATAGCGTAAACCTTTCTCAAGAAGCAATACAAGCCGCTCAACAAACAATTATTAAAGAATACGGAGAAGAGTACTCGGCTCCTAGAAATTATACTACAAAAAATGCTTCTGCACAGGAAGCTCACGAGGCGATTAGACCTACGGACTTTAAATTGAAAACTGTGGGAGATGCTCAGTTGAATAAACTGTATCAGTTGATTTACAAAAGAGCAATGGCTAGCCAAATGGCAAACACTAGAATTGAAAAAACAATCATTGAAATAGGCGATGCTCAACTTCAACCTCATTTTGAAGCAGCTGGTGAGGTAATTGTTTTTGATGGTTTCTTAAAAGTGTACGGGATTACCCAATCCGATGAGGAGGAAGAAGAAAATAATGAAAAGCTTTTACCTAAGGTTTCTATAGGAGAACATTTATCTTATAAAAATATTATTGCAACCCAAAAATATACTAAAGCACCCGCTCGTTTTACGGAAGCTTCTTTAGTAAGAAAGTTGGAAGAATTGGGGATAGGAAGACCTTCAACCTACGCACCAACTATACAGACTATTCAGAATAGAGAATATGTAGAGAAAAGAGAGGTGTTGGCAAAAGAGCGAGAAATCATTCAATTGACTTTATCAAAAGAGCTTACCAAAACCGTTTTAATAGAAAAATATGGAGCGGATAAAAATAAGTTTTTGCCTACCGATATTGGGGTGGTGGTGAATAACTTTTTGGTGGAGAATTTCGCTCAGATTCTGGACTACGGATTTACAGCAAGAGTAGAAGAATCTTTTGATACAATTGCTGCAGGAAAAGAGGAGTGGAGAACTGTAATGCATGATTTCTACAATAAATTTCACCCTAAAATTGTAGATGTAGAAGAGAATGCAGAGCGTGCTACAGGAGACCATGTATTGGGGGTAGACCCTAAGACAGGTAAAAATGTACATGCAAGAATAGGTCGTTTTGGACCTATGGTTCAGATAGGAGAGGTGGACGATGAAGAAAAACCAATTTTTGCCTCCTTACTCCCTCATCAGAATATTTCAACGATTACTTTAGAAGAGGCTTTAGAGCTATTTAAAATTCCGTTTACTCTTAATGATTATGATGGAAAAGAAGTAATGGTAGGAGTTGGTCGCTTCGGCCCTTATGTGAAGTGGGGAGATACTTTTATTAGTTTGCCTAAAGGAGAAGATCCTCTTACGGTGAATAATGAAAGAGCGATTGAGATTATTGAGGAAAAGAAAAAGGCAGATGCTCCTATTGCAACTTATAAAGGAGAAGAAGTAACAAAAGGTGTAGGAAGATTTGGCCCATTTTTGAAGTATAAAAATTTATACATTAATGTTTCTAAGAAATATAATTTTGATGCTCTTTCTCAGGATGATATCGTTGAATTGATAGAAGCTAAATTAGAAAAAGAAGCTAACCGATTTATCCAACAATGGGAAGATCATAAAGTAGCTTTGGAAAATGGCAGATGGGGACCTTTTATCCGATTTAAAAAGAAAATGCTGAAAATCCCATTGAAAGCAAAAGGGGAAAAATACACTGCAGAAGACCTTAAGGATATTGATTTTGAAATGGTGAAGGCTTGGATTATGGAGCAAGATGAAACAGCTTTTAAGGAAAAAGCAAAAAAGACAGCTACTAAGAAAACCACTAAAACCACAACAAAGAAGACAACAAAAACAGCTGCTAAAAAAACAAAATAA
- a CDS encoding formimidoylglutamase, producing MDLEHLLIPAPSIKTENWQLGKTIKNEIVDGGIALIFCSDERGAGGDAFPKNFTEVRKQLYALSRQDWEISVADLGNFISGSTVEDTHFALQELLTYCLKRHVVPVVIGGSCELSYSVFKAVNYLYKGLNYVQISNVIHLENTKDIIHEKNFLSRILTEKDNPIRQYHHLGFQKHLNEYDAIQLMKDVDFDIVRLADMMGSPERMEPYFRNADVVTLNCDAVESFTEAFSLHPQVNGLNRREVCRYSKEIGLSTNLKSVGIFNFQPKSRSLFNHQLLAQMIWYFLEGVNIQRSHPKERAFETYVVMIGEHEVYFKRDTFSDLWYYGKEDEIDKCLPCSKWDYEQAKLGVLNHRLLRFEV from the coding sequence ATGGATCTCGAGCATCTGCTAATCCCAGCTCCAAGTATTAAAACAGAAAATTGGCAACTGGGAAAAACCATTAAAAATGAAATTGTAGACGGGGGAATAGCCCTTATATTTTGTTCTGACGAGCGTGGAGCAGGAGGAGATGCTTTTCCGAAGAATTTTACAGAGGTTAGAAAGCAACTCTACGCCTTGTCTCGCCAAGATTGGGAAATTTCGGTTGCTGATTTAGGAAATTTTATTTCTGGAAGCACGGTAGAAGACACCCATTTTGCTTTACAAGAACTCCTAACTTATTGTTTGAAGAGGCATGTTGTTCCAGTAGTAATTGGAGGCTCTTGTGAGCTTTCTTATTCGGTATTTAAAGCTGTAAATTATCTTTACAAGGGACTTAATTATGTTCAGATAAGCAATGTTATTCATCTTGAAAATACAAAAGATATTATCCATGAAAAAAACTTTCTGTCAAGAATTTTAACGGAAAAAGATAATCCTATAAGGCAGTACCATCATTTAGGATTTCAGAAACATTTGAATGAGTATGATGCAATACAATTGATGAAAGATGTAGATTTTGATATTGTTCGCCTTGCCGATATGATGGGGTCTCCTGAAAGAATGGAGCCTTATTTTCGAAATGCTGATGTGGTTACATTAAATTGTGATGCAGTAGAAAGTTTTACAGAAGCATTTTCTTTACATCCACAAGTTAATGGCCTTAATCGACGAGAGGTTTGCAGATATTCTAAAGAAATAGGGCTGTCGACAAATTTGAAATCTGTAGGGATTTTCAACTTTCAACCTAAAAGTAGAAGCCTCTTCAATCATCAGCTATTGGCACAGATGATTTGGTATTTTCTAGAAGGTGTTAATATACAGAGGAGCCATCCTAAGGAAAGAGCGTTTGAAACGTATGTCGTTATGATCGGAGAGCACGAGGTGTATTTTAAAAGAGATACATTTAGTGATTTGTGGTACTATGGTAAGGAGGACGAGATTGATAAATGTTTACCTTGCTCCAAATGGGATTATGAACAAGCGAAATTAGGAGTTTTGAATCATCGATTATTAAGGTTTGAAGTATGA
- a CDS encoding glycosyltransferase — translation MKVSIIVPVYNVKAYLAKCLDSLIAQTLEDIEIIVVDDGSTDSSGKILKQYENKYPELIRAFNKENGGLSDARNFGINKAKGDFIGFVDSDDYVTADMFQEMYDLAMKHSAEMVICNLQKVDEKDNITQQLPQLTHLPEKIILKENFSIFSDLSYFACNKLFKKELFAKLRFKKGIHYEDIQLVPQLLLKCTIVAHTYKFHYQYLERASSISKTHTEKGLDILRAVEDVEVAFRNSAFKDYQKELQGFQILEGIYTFLAYLAFVKDSDVFDNMSKELKRFIQKRNIKTVEILRYNRFGRNYLLSLPMRKKIYYLLYFFHQEGIIKKILN, via the coding sequence ATGAAAGTTTCCATAATAGTTCCAGTTTATAATGTTAAAGCATATTTGGCGAAATGTTTAGATTCATTAATTGCTCAGACTTTAGAGGATATTGAAATTATTGTAGTGGATGACGGTTCTACCGATTCTTCAGGGAAAATATTGAAACAATATGAGAATAAATATCCAGAGTTAATAAGAGCTTTTAATAAAGAAAATGGAGGTTTAAGCGATGCTAGAAATTTCGGAATAAATAAAGCAAAAGGAGATTTTATAGGATTTGTAGATAGTGATGATTATGTAACGGCAGATATGTTTCAGGAGATGTATGATTTAGCGATGAAGCATAGTGCTGAAATGGTAATTTGTAATTTACAAAAGGTAGATGAAAAAGATAATATTACTCAGCAGTTACCACAGCTTACTCATCTGCCAGAAAAGATTATTTTAAAGGAAAACTTTTCTATTTTTTCGGATCTAAGTTATTTTGCTTGTAATAAGTTGTTTAAAAAAGAACTTTTTGCAAAACTCCGATTTAAAAAAGGAATACATTATGAAGATATTCAATTGGTTCCGCAATTGTTGTTAAAATGTACAATTGTTGCCCATACATACAAATTCCATTATCAGTATTTGGAGAGGGCAAGTTCCATATCTAAGACGCATACTGAAAAAGGATTGGATATCTTAAGAGCAGTAGAAGATGTAGAAGTAGCATTTAGGAATTCAGCGTTTAAAGATTATCAAAAAGAATTACAAGGATTCCAAATTTTAGAAGGTATTTATACTTTTTTAGCTTATTTGGCATTTGTAAAGGATTCTGATGTTTTTGATAATATGTCTAAAGAATTGAAGAGGTTTATCCAAAAAAGAAATATAAAGACTGTAGAAATACTTCGATATAATAGATTTGGTAGAAATTATCTTTTATCTTTGCCAATGAGAAAAAAAATTTATTACCTCTTGTATTTTTTTCATCAAGAAGGGATAATTAAGAAAATTTTAAATTAA
- a CDS encoding EpsG family protein → MAFLHPVFAVIFLFLLFCTLMEVYGTGEKKSWCVWIAGIMLVIVGGFRFFVGADYPIYNNLFHGFSTYISYQDVFDKAFFQDSKEQIEWIFVLLNKWIYDLGMPFYIVTFVMAVITVSLKLSTIYKNVAFPAMAILFYYMPVVFFEDFGQMRQGIGIAICVFSFRYIKSRNLPMFMLMMYLALGFHKTSIVFIPAYWIVKIPMNSYRIFLAIAISIILAPFEVYRLVGPFLENMAPQDIAGGYMYIDDAVYGQTLETGLTDIVKIFFILVIIIYDKEACEKVLYYEYMRNLGVFGFCLFYLLRMNSIFAVRLPGAYMFFATMFLIPNIMYAVKDEVKRVLYLGFTTYLIAMYFYFGKGSGQGGNFGPNYQNVLWLK, encoded by the coding sequence GTGGCTTTTTTACATCCTGTTTTTGCTGTAATATTTCTTTTTTTATTATTCTGTACACTTATGGAAGTGTATGGGACGGGTGAAAAGAAAAGTTGGTGTGTATGGATAGCAGGGATAATGTTGGTTATTGTTGGGGGATTCCGATTTTTTGTTGGCGCGGATTATCCTATTTACAATAATTTATTTCATGGTTTCTCTACCTATATTAGTTATCAAGATGTATTTGATAAGGCCTTCTTCCAAGATTCTAAAGAGCAAATAGAGTGGATATTTGTACTCCTTAATAAATGGATTTATGACTTAGGAATGCCTTTTTATATCGTTACTTTTGTCATGGCAGTTATTACCGTTAGCCTGAAGTTAAGTACTATTTATAAGAATGTAGCATTTCCTGCCATGGCAATTCTATTTTATTATATGCCGGTAGTTTTTTTTGAAGATTTTGGGCAGATGAGACAAGGGATAGGGATTGCTATTTGCGTTTTCTCATTTCGGTATATTAAAAGTAGAAATTTACCGATGTTCATGCTGATGATGTATTTAGCATTGGGCTTTCATAAAACATCTATTGTATTTATCCCTGCTTATTGGATTGTAAAAATACCCATGAATAGTTATCGTATTTTTTTAGCAATCGCAATTAGTATCATTTTAGCTCCTTTCGAGGTGTACCGATTAGTAGGCCCTTTTTTGGAAAATATGGCTCCCCAAGATATTGCAGGGGGGTATATGTATATAGATGATGCTGTTTATGGACAAACGTTAGAAACTGGTTTAACGGATATCGTTAAAATATTTTTTATACTAGTAATTATCATTTACGATAAAGAAGCATGTGAGAAGGTGTTGTATTATGAATATATGCGAAACTTAGGTGTTTTTGGATTTTGTCTTTTTTATCTTTTAAGGATGAATTCCATCTTCGCGGTAAGATTGCCAGGGGCGTATATGTTTTTTGCAACGATGTTTTTGATACCGAACATTATGTATGCTGTTAAAGATGAGGTGAAGAGAGTTCTGTATTTAGGGTTTACTACTTATCTTATTGCTATGTACTTTTATTTTGGAAAAGGATCAGGGCAAGGAGGTAATTTTGGACCTAATTATCAAAATGTTTTATGGTTAAAATAA
- a CDS encoding glycosyltransferase family 4 protein → MEKLEFFLSSYVYPFIYIKVFLGFALSFAITYFTIPMILKISFQKNLMDEPIQRSSHKRKIPNLGGVAIFYAIALVAPILSYQLFENYKFLFPSLVILLFIGVYDDIMVMRAYKKLIAQIVVASLMVLGSDVRIRSFFGLFGVYELSYWFSVLFSIFTFIIIINAINLTDGIDGLAAGFGFLSVLFFSISYFRLGIYNFPLVVLGTIIMGTLGAYLVYNLSNNQAKKTFMGDTGSLLLGFLISFVSICFIDIFIDRPNMGIPQYHLMSAPVIAVAIISLPLVDTFNVIVVRMLNKQPLFQPDKRHIHHKVLSLGYSHKKATIIILGFYISMVVVAYLLRHININLLLLILLCLGLFYAYIPDFIKKINNENK, encoded by the coding sequence ATGGAAAAATTAGAATTTTTTCTGAGTAGCTATGTCTATCCTTTTATTTATATAAAGGTATTTTTAGGTTTTGCACTGTCTTTTGCAATTACTTATTTTACAATTCCTATGATTTTGAAAATTTCTTTTCAAAAGAACTTGATGGACGAGCCTATCCAAAGAAGTTCCCATAAAAGGAAAATCCCAAACCTAGGAGGCGTTGCAATATTCTATGCTATCGCTTTGGTTGCTCCCATTTTATCCTATCAGTTATTCGAGAATTATAAATTTTTGTTTCCATCATTAGTCATTTTACTTTTTATAGGAGTTTATGATGATATCATGGTCATGAGAGCTTATAAAAAGTTAATTGCACAGATAGTGGTTGCTAGCCTTATGGTATTAGGTTCAGATGTAAGAATACGAAGCTTTTTTGGACTTTTCGGAGTTTACGAGCTTTCTTACTGGTTTAGTGTGCTTTTTAGTATATTTACTTTTATCATTATTATCAATGCCATTAATCTTACCGATGGGATAGATGGACTTGCCGCAGGATTTGGATTCTTATCAGTGTTATTCTTTAGTATTAGCTATTTTAGGTTAGGAATTTATAACTTCCCATTAGTAGTTTTAGGGACTATTATTATGGGAACTTTAGGGGCTTACCTGGTTTATAACTTATCGAATAACCAAGCAAAGAAAACCTTTATGGGAGATACGGGATCGTTGCTATTGGGTTTTTTAATTAGCTTTGTGAGCATATGTTTTATTGATATTTTTATTGATAGACCTAATATGGGAATCCCTCAGTATCATCTGATGTCGGCTCCAGTAATAGCTGTGGCTATCATTAGTTTACCTTTAGTGGATACCTTTAATGTTATTGTGGTAAGAATGTTAAATAAACAACCTTTATTTCAACCTGATAAGAGGCATATACACCATAAAGTGCTGTCTTTAGGTTATAGCCATAAAAAGGCGACTATCATTATTTTAGGATTCTACATATCGATGGTTGTTGTCGCTTATTTATTAAGACATATTAATATAAATTTATTATTATTAATACTTTTGTGCTTAGGTTTATTTTATGCATATATCCCAGATTTTATAAAAAAAATAAATAATGAAAATAAATAA
- a CDS encoding polysaccharide biosynthesis/export family protein has translation MKSVKLLYLLLIIPFLNSCLTRREVQYVQPNENLTINDKGYIPYNIPEYRVNKNDILKVTVITTPKGDAAQFYSSLVASTSGGTGAGTSGASGTNSNNFYFNGFRLDDKGDINVFGMGYIKAEGRTTDEIAADIQQKVNENFLPEKSQVRVSLEGIKYYILSDLEGKAVTQTARVNTLNILEMLAENGGLDRTVDRKKIRLYRKYPEGMKLAVLDVTRDDIMNSPYFYVQNGDMFLLDSKPKSLNGFNKNPIQTVTTAVGLFTTALSIYLLFTRL, from the coding sequence ATGAAGAGTGTCAAATTACTCTATTTATTGCTGATTATTCCTTTTCTTAATTCTTGTTTAACGAGGAGAGAGGTTCAGTATGTACAGCCTAACGAAAATTTAACGATTAATGATAAGGGCTATATTCCGTATAATATCCCGGAATATAGAGTAAATAAGAATGATATTCTTAAAGTAACTGTAATTACTACTCCTAAAGGTGATGCTGCACAGTTTTATTCAAGTTTAGTAGCAAGCACTAGTGGAGGGACAGGAGCAGGAACTTCGGGAGCTTCAGGGACTAATTCTAATAATTTTTATTTTAATGGATTTAGGTTAGATGATAAGGGAGATATCAATGTCTTTGGGATGGGCTATATTAAGGCTGAAGGTAGGACTACAGACGAAATAGCTGCGGATATCCAACAAAAGGTGAATGAAAATTTTCTTCCTGAAAAATCGCAAGTAAGAGTGTCTTTAGAAGGAATTAAATATTATATCCTTTCCGATTTAGAAGGAAAAGCTGTTACCCAAACCGCTAGAGTTAATACTTTAAATATTTTAGAAATGCTTGCCGAAAATGGAGGACTAGATAGAACGGTTGATAGAAAAAAAATCCGTTTGTACAGAAAGTACCCCGAAGGGATGAAGCTAGCGGTTTTAGATGTTACAAGGGATGATATTATGAATTCTCCGTATTTCTATGTCCAAAATGGAGATATGTTTTTATTAGACTCCAAGCCTAAGAGCCTTAATGGATTTAATAAAAATCCTATACAGACGGTTACTACTGCTGTTGGGTTATTTACTACGGCTCTATCTATTTATTTATTATTCACTAGATTGTAA
- a CDS encoding exopolysaccharide transport family protein produces MIPDKENKTQVSEEKIGSFEFFNVENFFYRLMKNWYVFLILGVIGYLSAYLYNRFYTQNVYASQLTLSVSKNSANYFTPNQSINFIWGQSGNTDGLYLKKLLLSRSHNEFLVKRLGLFSDYATKGQVKKTFLDISDSPVRLVIDVKSNQTLGAPIIITPISENKYKINFEADQLSSNVYNYTSESYFSIQNPQPVTAKVIEINQWYTTPNFKFKLERNPMVVFNRFENIYVTLKSVDAAVNSITSTLDVSFDKELSSLMIIQKTGYNLNSTVDFLNKSVEALIEKRKQDNSLIDKNTIAFIDKNIANARAKLDSTTQNLNQIKISEKLVDVKGQIGNLINKVNEIETKKVELQAKIQALSSIKNSVNRSLEDLINISEAGVADQALSGTVAELKALLAKKREMGAIYTPNSEPMREIDRQIAEVRGNSNRALHKYYDGYYTQLRELDNQLATYDLQMAQLPPKELKYFDAERAYNITEATYSGLLTRKAEAEMRLATSTSDLNVIDPAKNLGQAPIAPNKKKPYFILLGLALALPLLYILITEVLDSRVKKISELLNATKMPLLGVIGNNTSDTNLVVMNEPKSSIAESFRSVRSNLGFLYTEDNTGKGKVIVSTSSISGEGKTFISMNLASVLALSGKRTVLIGMDLRKPKIFGDFNFKNKYGTSNYLKGVASLEEIINKTKIPELDVITAGPIPPNPSELLMSDRNRELIEILKEQYDFVVIDSPPIGLVADSYDLMKYADANIYVVRHEYTEKYMLKNIIEKYHKKEVSHIGLVYNGYVANKGYGYGYGYGYGYGYGYFDEDSSYKEPTLLKWRNKIKHLLGKN; encoded by the coding sequence ATGATTCCAGATAAAGAAAATAAAACCCAAGTATCTGAAGAGAAGATAGGATCTTTCGAGTTCTTCAATGTAGAAAACTTCTTCTATAGGTTGATGAAGAATTGGTATGTCTTTTTAATACTAGGAGTTATAGGATATTTGTCAGCTTATTTGTACAATAGGTTTTATACGCAGAATGTATATGCGTCTCAGCTAACTCTAAGTGTTTCTAAGAATTCGGCAAACTACTTTACACCTAATCAATCTATTAATTTTATTTGGGGGCAAAGTGGTAACACCGATGGCTTGTATTTGAAGAAGCTCTTGCTTTCACGCTCTCATAACGAGTTTTTAGTGAAGAGATTAGGGCTATTTTCAGACTATGCCACCAAAGGTCAGGTTAAAAAAACTTTTTTAGATATTTCAGACAGCCCCGTTAGGTTGGTAATAGATGTTAAAAGCAATCAGACTTTAGGAGCTCCGATTATTATAACTCCTATTTCAGAGAATAAATATAAAATCAATTTTGAAGCGGATCAACTGTCTTCTAACGTATATAATTACACAAGCGAGTCTTACTTTTCTATTCAGAACCCTCAACCAGTAACAGCAAAGGTTATCGAGATCAACCAATGGTATACCACTCCTAATTTTAAATTTAAATTAGAAAGAAATCCTATGGTTGTTTTCAACAGATTTGAGAATATTTATGTTACTCTAAAAAGTGTAGATGCTGCGGTAAATAGTATTACATCTACTTTGGATGTTAGCTTTGATAAAGAGTTGAGCTCCTTGATGATTATTCAAAAAACAGGATATAATCTAAATAGTACGGTTGACTTTTTAAATAAAAGTGTAGAGGCTTTAATCGAAAAAAGAAAACAAGATAATAGCCTTATTGATAAAAATACTATTGCCTTTATCGATAAAAATATCGCAAATGCTAGAGCAAAACTAGATTCTACAACCCAGAATCTTAATCAAATTAAAATTTCTGAAAAGCTAGTAGATGTAAAAGGGCAAATAGGAAATTTAATTAACAAAGTAAATGAAATCGAAACCAAGAAGGTAGAGCTACAAGCCAAAATACAAGCCCTATCTTCTATTAAAAACTCAGTAAATAGAAGCCTTGAAGATTTAATTAATATTAGTGAGGCTGGAGTCGCAGACCAAGCACTAAGCGGTACCGTGGCTGAGCTAAAGGCTTTATTGGCTAAAAAGAGAGAAATGGGAGCTATTTATACTCCTAATTCTGAGCCTATGCGAGAAATAGACCGACAAATTGCAGAAGTACGAGGCAACTCCAATAGAGCGTTACATAAGTATTATGATGGATATTATACCCAATTAAGAGAACTAGACAATCAATTGGCTACTTACGATTTGCAAATGGCTCAGCTTCCTCCTAAAGAATTGAAATATTTCGATGCAGAAAGAGCTTATAATATCACAGAAGCTACTTATAGCGGACTGTTGACAAGAAAGGCAGAAGCTGAGATGAGGTTGGCAACCAGCACATCAGATCTTAATGTAATAGACCCCGCAAAAAATTTAGGACAAGCTCCCATTGCACCTAATAAAAAGAAACCATATTTTATTCTTCTAGGTTTAGCCTTAGCTCTTCCTCTACTGTATATTTTGATCACAGAAGTATTAGATAGTAGGGTTAAGAAAATTAGCGAATTGTTGAATGCTACCAAAATGCCATTATTAGGAGTAATAGGGAATAATACTTCAGATACCAATTTGGTAGTAATGAATGAACCTAAATCCTCCATTGCAGAATCTTTTAGGTCGGTAAGATCTAATTTAGGATTCCTATATACAGAAGATAATACAGGAAAAGGAAAGGTTATTGTTTCTACCTCTTCTATCAGTGGGGAAGGGAAAACTTTTATCTCGATGAATTTAGCTTCGGTACTGGCTTTAAGTGGCAAGAGAACTGTTTTAATAGGTATGGATTTGCGAAAACCTAAGATTTTTGGAGATTTTAATTTTAAGAATAAATACGGAACTTCTAATTATCTGAAAGGTGTTGCAAGCTTAGAAGAAATTATCAACAAAACTAAAATCCCTGAGCTGGATGTGATTACAGCAGGACCTATCCCTCCCAACCCTTCTGAGTTATTGATGAGTGATAGAAATAGAGAATTGATAGAAATCTTAAAAGAACAATATGACTTTGTGGTAATCGATTCACCTCCTATAGGTTTAGTAGCAGACTCTTATGATCTTATGAAGTATGCTGATGCGAATATCTATGTCGTTCGCCATGAATATACCGAAAAGTATATGCTGAAAAATATTATAGAAAAATACCATAAGAAAGAAGTTTCACATATAGGTCTAGTATATAATGGATACGTAGCGAATAAAGGTTACGGCTACGGTTATGGCTACGGTTATGGTTACGGCTATGGTTATTTTGATGAGGATAGCTCTTATAAAGAGCCTACTTTATTGAAATGGAGAAATAAGATTAAGCATCTATTAGGTAAAAATTAA